The sequence aaatgaaacttttgccacacaactgtagcaacaatatgaaaagagtgtggtaaaaaaatataatctcttgctgcagcaaTACGATTGGTGCTGCGATAGAGATTTTTTGCTACATAGGTTATCGCGACACTAGTAGGGGTTTATGCCACAACTGTACCGTGctgcaatatattaagtttcttgtagtgTTATCTAGTATTAACTGCCAAGCTCAAATAACAACCTGTATGGTGGGAATCCCATCCCCATAACAGCTGCAATGTCAAGGGTCGATGCCTGAGCTGCAATTCCTTCATGAAGGACACGGCAGGCCTCATTTACGACTGGGAAAAATATCATCTCAATTATGTCCTTGTCTGATAACTTCATTAACTGCATGAAAAGCAAGATAATTATAAGTTGCAAATATGGTGTGTCCAGACCATTCTTCAAGTCTTGGGTTCAAAGTATAAACTTTTGACAGCGGCGCCATGAAAAGACATGATCCAATTGAGAGAGAGGGGGAGGGAGGGAGAGAGACCTTGGGATCAACTTTTGCACCGGACATGCTTCTTGCCTTCTCAATATATTTAGCAGTTTCAGGATCAGGGCTTGCCTTGCGTTTATTGTCATAGACATAGAAACCCTTGCGAGTGGTTTCCCCTGGAACAAGAGAGTCACAGAAGATATGTAAGTAAACACGATAATTATCACTAGCCCTAATGGTAGAAGCTATACCAGATCTTCTGTCCTCTAGCATGATTGGGATCAACATAGACTTGTATGATCTCTCAGGAAAGTTTAGAACAAAGAGGGTGGCAGATGCCGTTACGACCCCAAAACCAACCAAATCAATCAACCTGCACCAGAGAAGGAAAATCGCCAATTGAGTGTCATAACTTGCAACAGAACCAACAGAAAAGGACAATAAGAAGTCAGGAATCATTATATACCTGAATGGACCCATTGGCATCCCGAATTTGGAAACTGCCCTGTCAATCTTATAGATGTCTGTACCATGTTCAACAAGTAAGATTGCTGCTTGTGTGTAAGGGAAGAACGTCCTATTAACCGCAAATCCGGTACAGTTCCCAACAACGATTGGGGTTTTCTTAATATTTTTCCCAATATCCAGTAAGTCAACAAGTACTTGAGGAGATGTCTTCTTGGTACGAACTATCTCCAAAAGTGGCATCACGTGAGCCGGACTGCATCAGATAACGGTCAGAGGAAGACAAATAAAATGAAAGCACACTACATTTTCTATGAATGTCAGCATACCTGAAAAAATGAGCACCAACAATACGATCCTGGGACTGTGTCTTCTCCCCAATCAGATCCAAGTCAATTGTGGAGGTATTACTAGCAAGAATGCAATGAGGTGGGCAATGTTTTTCAAGATCAGCAAAAATTTGTTGTTTCAATGAGATATTTTCGGTCACTGCCTAGTTGGTGCATCAAAAAGATAAACCAGTTAATTGTCGATTAAatatttaattttgttttgatagatGAACGCAACCTGAACTAACCTCGATGACCATGTCCACATCTTTGAAGCTTTCATAGCCGAGAGAACCCTTGAGAAGAGACAAGGTTTTCTCAAATTTCTCCTGCGTCATTTTACCTTTCTTGACACGACTTCGCAAATTCACTGAACAAAAGAGGTGTGTCAGGCCCTAAATTGAAAAGTTGTGTGCACTATTGAATGGCCTCACCTTTCACCCTTCCAGTTCCGGACTGTAAAGAGTTTTCGTTTACTTCTTTCAAGATCACAGGATAATTACTAAGGATCAATGCTGTTGCAATTCCAGAACCCATGAGTCCTCCGCCCAGAATCGCAACTTTTTTAAGTTTTCTTGGTATCAATCTCCTATCAGTGATGCCAGGAACCTAAGTGGCGACAGAGTATTAATTCTTACAATGATAACTTCCAGTGATGAAGCAACAAACCCAATGCTGAGAAAATGAACTTAAAAATAAGATACCGACTTTTGAGGTTGCACGTTGAGCAAAGAATATGTTGACCAAACCCTTGCAAGTGTCATCATGTAGAAGTGTTTGAAAAGACTCCGCCTCCTGCCAACCGAAATGATACATCAAACATATGTATAATATGGAGACCTcgaaagcaacaaacaaaacagaaGCATTTGTACCTTCAAAAGCCCAGCAACAGGGCCTGAAACTATGCCTTCTTCGATAGCGTCAATGCAGACTTGAGGATGTCTCAGGTTGGGAGCTTTTTTCCGAGCCTGAGCTCTAACAAAAGTAAGTACTTCCTTGGCCTCTCCCAATGGCTCTATCTTATCTGTTCTGTAAAGACTAGGAACCCAAGGTCTTCTGCGCTCCACAATATCAAGGGCCAAAAGACGGGCAGTGTTTACCAGTTCATTTGGTGAAACTATGACATCAACTAAGCCCAAGGAATGAGCTTCTTGCCCCTTCACTGGCTTCGACATCTTTTTGTTTAGATGGAGAGGGAGTTATTCAACTGGTAAATGAGCCTATTTAACACTCACAGATAAGAAAAACGTATGCAAAAGGCATAACAGTATACCAGCATCATTTCAAGGGCTTTCGGAAGACCAACAAGGCGCGGAAGTCTCTGTGTTCCTGAAACAGAATACTGGTATATTTAAGATTGCAAAGTAGATGGCGAGAATATATATATGCTATCTGATCAGAGCCTTTGTACAAGACCTATGATGATCCAAATAAGACAACAGCCAATTATACCTCCAGATCCAGGAATTAATCCAAGCTGAAGTTCTGGAAGGCCTAACTGTGCTGTGGAGGTAGAAACACGAGCAATGCATGCCTAAGAAATAAAAAACATAAGCATGACATGCATGACAAAATTTCAGCCAATTACAATATATGGCAGAGAGGTTTTGTCTCAAGCACTGTGAAAAGTACCATGGCGATCTCTAGACCACCGCCTAGGGTAATGCCCTCAATAGCAGCAACAGCAGGTTTCTTTCCACCTGGAAATCATTATAACAAAGAAAGCACTCAAAACCAACCAGATCCTGAATATCGAAACTCCTCAAAAAGTAACATGAGAAGAATATCACCGAAACCGGAAGGGTTACCTTCTAACGTGTTAGAGATAATTTCAATTGATATATAACCAGGCTTTGGTGGCTCAACTGCAAAATTATGAATGAGACTTGAACTAAGGAAAACTTAGAAAAGTAAAAATGAATTGAAGATAAGATTTTCAATATGTAAGAAAAAGAAGCATACTCTTTCCGTCTTGGATTTCACTAAAAGCTGAGATATCAAAACCTCCAGAAAACTTTCCTTCTGCGCCTGCTCAAACACATCATAGTTTAATATTCTGCAAACCCACTAAAAGATATAGTTGAGAAGGACTTTAATATTACCTGTAATTACAAGTGCTTTTACGTCATCTCTTCGCATAGCTTCTGCACAATTGTCCTTGAGGCTGTTCAACActatataacaaaaaaaaaaaatatgtaaagaACACGAGGGTGAAACATAATTttacagtgacatggaaaattacTAAACTGATCTTCACACATTATGTTACGGGAAAATGGTTACCCTTCAAGGGAAATATTGTTGAACGTACAAACTCGGAATGGCAATAAGCTAGACAAATGCAGATATGAGAAAAAGATGGTAGTATCTAAGAGAAATGTTGGTTCACTTGATTATCAGAGATTAACATATTTACGGCAACCCATCCCGACTACCAATATTGAATCCACCACGTATCGCCACTCAATAAATCTAGGAAACCCTTTCTTCCACATATTCTCACTGGATAAAACAAAACCCTGCAAACTCCACACTAGACATTCACTAAATCTGCTACAGCACAGCTCCAAGAGTTATATATGGTTCACAAGTAATCCTAAGCTCTTTAGTGATTACGAACTGCAagcaaacaacctaaacatacaATTTATACCAGACGTCAAATATTTATCAACTATCTCACACATTAAAACAGATATGAACTTTCATTCTATTGTACCCCCATTAATCATCCGAGTGATATCCAAATTAAGTCAACTCGATTTCACCAAGTTTCTAAAGTTCAATCAATCACATTTGCACCATATCATTATCATAGTCAATTCATTTAGTTGACATAGATTTCAGTGATCTGATCCCTTAAAAAGAAGACAGAATTGGAGTGTGCTTATAAGTACGCATATATTAGCATACTTCCTAAATCTAGTATCATTTATAAACTGAAATAAAGTATCACTCGTAAACTGAAATAAAAAATGTCACGATTTCCTTCTCCCTTAATTTGAACTTAGAATATAATCAACTCTAGATGATTTCTGAAAAGAAAATATCCCCTAAATCAAAAGACACCAAATGAACCCAATATAAGTAGTATAAATTTTTAGATACAAAGATAGACAGATACACAGAAAGATCCTGACGTTCAATCACAATGAGAACTTGAAATTGgacaaaattgaaaagaaaaaaattcagaGCAAGATTGAATAATACCATCAAAAGAGAGTGAATTAACAGGTGGATGAACGATAGTAATAACAGCAATTCCATCAGCTCCAACCTCCAGTATTGTTCTTCCTTTGTTGCTACCCATCTCTTTCTCTCTAGTTTATTTCTCTACACTTCTCTGTCTTTAaagaatagaaaataaataagggTTTTCTCTTGATCACTTCTTTGATGCA comes from Papaver somniferum cultivar HN1 chromosome 7, ASM357369v1, whole genome shotgun sequence and encodes:
- the LOC113300558 gene encoding glyoxysomal fatty acid beta-oxidation multifunctional protein MFP-a-like, which gives rise to MGSNKGRTILEVGADGIAVITIVHPPVNSLSFDVLNSLKDNCAEAMRRDDVKALVITGAEGKFSGGFDISAFSEIQDGKIEPPKPGYISIEIISNTLEGGKKPAVAAIEGITLGGGLEIAMACIARVSTSTAQLGLPELQLGLIPGSGGTQRLPRLVGLPKALEMMLMSKPVKGQEAHSLGLVDVIVSPNELVNTARLLALDIVERRRPWVPSLYRTDKIEPLGEAKEVLTFVRAQARKKAPNLRHPQVCIDAIEEGIVSGPVAGLLKEAESFQTLLHDDTCKGLVNIFFAQRATSKVPGITDRRLIPRKLKKVAILGGGLMGSGIATALILSNYPVILKEVNENSLQSGTGRVKVNLRSRVKKGKMTQEKFEKTLSLLKGSLGYESFKDVDMVIEAVTENISLKQQIFADLEKHCPPHCILASNTSTIDLDLIGEKTQSQDRIVGAHFFSPAHVMPLLEIVRTKKTSPQVLVDLLDIGKNIKKTPIVVGNCTGFAVNRTFFPYTQAAILLVEHGTDIYKIDRAVSKFGMPMGPFRLIDLVGFGVVTASATLFVLNFPERSYKSMLIPIMLEDRRSGETTRKGFYVYDNKRKASPDPETAKYIEKARSMSGAKVDPKLMKLSDKDIIEMIFFPVVNEACRVLHEGIAAQASTLDIAAVMGMGFPPYRGGIMFWADSLGSKYICSRLEEWTKMFGDFFKPSAYLEERAAKGSRLSAPMDQAVSRL